ACTGTTCGGATCAAGCCGGAAACAGCCAAGGTTGGAAGGGTCCTGATAACACTTCAAGCACATATTTCTCGGAATTATTTAATACGACCAACAACGTCGCTGATGGAACTATCAGTGGTTCTGCTTCATCGATGGTGTTTAGCAACTTTGGTGCTCTTTCACTTTCAAGCAACCGATACTTCCAGTACCGCTCGATTCTTGAAAGTGACGATACCAATACGGGATGTACTTACAGTTCGGCAGCTTCGTATTGTTCACCTGAAATTAAGTCGGTGACGGTGGGACCGAATCACTATTCTGCTAACGAATCTATAACGACCAGTGCCGCATCGGTTACTTCTGCTTATGTATTTATTAATACGAACGGCTTTTCTGCAACCTTAGGTGCCAATGGCTGCAGCAATGGCTCTTCTTACGCATTAAGCCCCGATGGAACAAATTTTTATTACTGGAACGGCAGCACGTGGGCTGCATCCACAGACTCTACAACAGCCAACGATTCAAGCACCATGGCTGCAAACATCAACTCTTTCCCGTCGGTCATTGGCACGGGAACACTAAAAATCAAAACCTACCTAACCTCCACAGGCACCTCTGCCTGCGAAGTAGATAGCCTTTCAGTCACCGGCCAAAAATACTAAAGGTGCCTGATTCTTTTTTACGTCCACATTGCGTCATCTCCTAAAAAGGTGCCTGGCACTTTTTCCAGTCTATACCGCGTTATCTGTCTGAATTTATTGAACTGTGACGGTGGAGGCATTCTGTCTCCATTGTCACTGGCATTTAGTTTGCTTTGCTTTCAGGATGGTGTCCCGACATGAAGGAGCGTCTATGAAATCGTTGATCATTTTTTCAAGCATGATTTTTTCTTGTGCAACTTTAGCGCAATCACTGCAAATCGAAGAAGTGCAGCTTGCTGGCCAGGGCTGCCCGCAAGGAAGTGTTGCCGTACAGATCTCTCCGGATGCTTCAAGTTTCACGGTTCTTTATGATCGTTTAAGCATAACAGCCGGCGCTGATACGACCGAGGCATCAACGGAATGCAAAGTGCGCATTCGTTTGAAAAAACCTCTGCGAATGGGTTTTAGAATCGAAGAAGTCGATTTCCGCGGCTACGTGTATTTAGACCCGGGGGTAGTTGGATCACAAAAAGTAAAGGTCACTTCAGGCAACGGATCTGACAAACACGCCCTTGCTGAATTCGGTTATGAAAGATGGAAGGGCCCTATCAACGAAAATTTCGTACTGACAGCATTGCGATCAAACGAACCACCTTTGACGATTGATTGCAAACCAATGAAAGAAAGAAGTGTCATCGTCCTAGCCACTAAGCTGCACCTTAAAAAAGCGGGAGGCAGCAAAGTAGGTCAAATCGCCGTCGACTCTGTCGACGGAAGACTGTCACAAAAATACCGTCTGCGCTGGACCAACTGCCCGTAGTACATTCCTTAAATAAACGGTGTATTTGCAACTAACTTGTCGACGATCATTGCTCTTATAATTCCGACCATGCCCTTTACATTAGAAAAGCGACGTAAAAGTTGCATTTTCAAATAGAAGCACAATTCTAAAGCGCATATTTACAAGATTAAAGATGGCTGATCCCGGGTTACTTACCCTATAGAAACCAAGACTGGTGAGATTACGCCCATATTCCGCTTCTTTGGCATGCCCTATTCAGCTTCCGGGCATCCGAATTCTGAGAATGAATACCCTAATTTTAGATTTAGTAAATTCGTTGCGCTTCAAATCGATTATATCCCCTTTGGGGATTTTCTATATGGGACCAGCCTTTGCAGAAACATTCGCAACGTGGTCAGCCCACGGGGAAAGGAAGCCTATGAAGAAACAGGAAAAACAAAAAGTAGAATTGTGTTTTCGAAGTAAAAAAGCAGTGATGTTTTCAGCCGAGGGAGAAGCCGTTGAGATTTCATCACAAGAGCAACTTGAAGCACTGCTTGCAGAACTTGAAGTTGAACTAACTGCTGAAACTGAACAAGAGAAAAGCAATTAGTCAGAATATAAGGGGTGTCGGTTACCGGCACCCCTAACTTTGAGGCATAGAATGTTTAAGCATATTAAAGACGAAAATTCAGATTTTTATTTTAATCCAATAACACTCGAAATCAAATACCAGGAGCCAGTCGAAAATACGACCTATGAAGAAGCATTCGAACACGCGCACGAAGTGACTGGAAACTATATTCAGAAAAATATTCTGGTAACGCGTGCTCGTATCGTCCTTACTGAACAATGCAACTTTCGATGTAAGTACTGTTTCGTGATGGATCAACACGCGAAACTAGTAGACATGCCTGAGGAAAATATCGATAAAGTTTGTGACTTTTTAGAGA
This is a stretch of genomic DNA from Bdellovibrio reynosensis. It encodes these proteins:
- a CDS encoding DUF4360 domain-containing protein; amino-acid sequence: MKSLIIFSSMIFSCATLAQSLQIEEVQLAGQGCPQGSVAVQISPDASSFTVLYDRLSITAGADTTEASTECKVRIRLKKPLRMGFRIEEVDFRGYVYLDPGVVGSQKVKVTSGNGSDKHALAEFGYERWKGPINENFVLTALRSNEPPLTIDCKPMKERSVIVLATKLHLKKAGGSKVGQIAVDSVDGRLSQKYRLRWTNCP